A genomic region of Novipirellula aureliae contains the following coding sequences:
- a CDS encoding metallophosphoesterase family protein, translating into MSGRLIAIGDIHGCRVALEKLIEMIAPTAEDILVTLGDYVDRGPDSRGVVDVLIELRKQTQFVGLLGNHEEMMLEVVRDRMPPHSWLKYGGVETLESYGFDGNLNFLPASHSEFYDSLGDYFEYEDYFFTHAAYDPDIPLTHQPPQLLRWHSLNDGVPAPHMSGKTAVVGHTAMHDGEILNLNHLLCIDTYCYGGKWLSAIDMYSRRVWQVTAEGQVR; encoded by the coding sequence TTGTCAGGACGTTTGATCGCCATTGGAGACATTCATGGATGCCGAGTCGCACTGGAAAAATTGATTGAAATGATTGCCCCAACGGCAGAAGATATTTTGGTCACATTGGGCGATTACGTCGACCGAGGCCCCGATTCACGTGGCGTCGTCGACGTATTGATCGAACTTCGCAAACAGACCCAGTTCGTTGGCTTGCTCGGCAATCACGAAGAAATGATGCTAGAGGTCGTGCGTGATCGCATGCCGCCCCATAGCTGGCTCAAATATGGCGGCGTCGAAACGCTCGAAAGCTATGGCTTTGACGGTAACCTGAACTTTTTGCCCGCATCACATAGCGAATTTTACGACTCGCTTGGCGACTATTTCGAATACGAAGATTATTTTTTTACGCACGCCGCCTACGACCCCGATATCCCACTCACGCATCAACCGCCACAACTACTAAGATGGCATTCACTAAACGATGGTGTCCCAGCACCCCATATGAGTGGGAAAACCGCTGTTGTCGGCCATACCGCGATGCATGACGGAGAAATCTTGAATCTCAATCATCTGTTGTGTATCGATACCTACTGCTACGGAGGCAAATGGTTGTCGGCGATCGATATGTACAGCCGCCGAGTTTGGCAAGTCACCGCAGAAGGACAGGTCCGATAG
- a CDS encoding RnfABCDGE type electron transport complex subunit B has product MLIINAIATIGGLTFVLASLLVVANRYLHVTEDVRIEQVEDMLPHTNCGACGYPGCRAFAEALVRGEAPPAKCSVSGPADHARIAAFLGVDVGSQEKRVARLACAGGNNVARNRAIYQGQASCAAAALVAGGGKACFWGCLGIGDCEVACDFDAITMNPNELPVVNEDLCTACGDCVEACPKDLFSIHPVSHRLWVACSSLEAGDGVLEECEVACTACTRCAMDAPEQITMINNLPVVDYRKGPQNREPTQRCPTGAIVWLDEKLGVVKGEAARKVIRKGEIHNTTT; this is encoded by the coding sequence ATGCTAATTATCAATGCGATTGCGACGATAGGCGGGCTGACGTTTGTCTTAGCCTCGTTACTCGTCGTGGCGAATCGCTATTTGCACGTGACCGAAGACGTTCGCATCGAACAGGTCGAGGACATGTTGCCGCACACAAATTGTGGTGCCTGTGGGTACCCCGGATGCCGTGCGTTCGCTGAAGCTTTGGTCCGTGGTGAAGCTCCGCCGGCAAAGTGTTCGGTCAGCGGCCCCGCGGACCATGCTCGCATTGCAGCGTTCTTGGGTGTCGATGTTGGCTCGCAAGAGAAGCGGGTCGCTCGTTTGGCTTGCGCGGGCGGCAACAACGTCGCTCGCAATCGCGCGATCTACCAAGGGCAAGCATCGTGTGCTGCCGCCGCATTGGTCGCGGGTGGTGGGAAAGCTTGTTTCTGGGGCTGCCTCGGCATCGGTGACTGCGAGGTCGCGTGCGACTTCGATGCGATCACAATGAACCCCAATGAATTGCCTGTCGTCAATGAAGACCTCTGTACCGCTTGCGGCGATTGCGTCGAGGCATGCCCCAAGGATCTGTTTTCGATCCACCCGGTCAGCCATCGACTGTGGGTTGCTTGCTCTTCCTTGGAGGCAGGCGACGGAGTGCTTGAGGAATGTGAAGTCGCATGTACCGCTTGCACTCGATGTGCCATGGATGCTCCCGAACAAATCACGATGATCAACAACTTACCGGTTGTCGATTACCGCAAAGGGCCGCAAAATCGCGAGCCGACGCAGCGTTGTCCGACCGGAGCCATTGTTTGGCTCGACGAAAAGCTTGGC
- a CDS encoding AMP-binding protein, with translation MSGLQIGLLIAVALFILIVLTAIFSPRRFIRGVFQLILHPLYRKRIVGLENLPAEGGYVVASNHVSWIDGILILWMLPKNVRFVVEGENFENPITKYLGAGFDTIMMKVTNPKSIGRAFKTAREGLLKGDTIGIFPEGTISRNGQLQAFRGGVQKILKGTDAPIVPVWLDGMWGSLFSYSGGKLFWKWPTQIRRSLTLYIGKPLPNDTSLELVRSQVQQLGAKATFDHRHEFPILARRIIRVWRKTGSRLQCADSLGTEVNARDMLVRVFVLRRLLRREVFSAGETHVGILLPPSVAGVAVNVAIALDRRISANLNYTVSSKVMNHCIAETGIQHVLSSKKFLSKLDLQLDANVIALDDLREKITTMDKLVGFVQGRLLPASLLDRLLGLHRIDKDDLLTIIFTSGSTGMPKGVMLSQANISHNVDAIERTIRLDRQDVVLGILPFFHSFGYSVTLWAANVLGPACVYHFNPLDARQVGKLAQRYRATVLLGTPTFLRSYLRRIQPEQFATLDVVVAGAEKMPLDLFDLFEQRFGVRPVEGYGTTELSPLVSVNIPPSRSSAKYQADRCEGSVGRPFPGVCAKVIPLEGDGELNADEDGMLLIGGANVMQGYANQAELTSKAIQDGWYNTGDIAHVDKEGFLHITGRISRFSKIGGEMVPHGRIEEELAKLFSHSGEDSSEEKEETDCLRICVTAIPDEKKGERLVVLYKSPSVEYDQVRTALCEAGLPNLFIPSADSFIEVDQIPLLGTGKLDIKGAKTVAMQRFGKA, from the coding sequence GTGAGTGGATTACAAATTGGACTTCTTATTGCCGTTGCACTTTTCATCTTGATCGTGCTCACCGCGATATTCTCGCCACGGCGTTTTATTCGCGGCGTTTTTCAACTGATTCTGCACCCGCTTTATCGAAAACGCATCGTTGGACTCGAAAATCTGCCTGCCGAGGGTGGTTATGTAGTCGCCAGCAACCATGTCTCGTGGATTGATGGCATTTTGATCTTATGGATGCTGCCCAAAAACGTCCGTTTTGTTGTCGAAGGCGAAAACTTTGAGAATCCGATTACCAAGTATCTCGGTGCTGGATTTGATACCATTATGATGAAGGTCACCAATCCGAAATCGATCGGACGAGCCTTCAAAACCGCGCGAGAAGGCCTACTCAAGGGTGATACGATTGGAATTTTCCCGGAGGGCACGATTTCACGCAATGGACAATTGCAGGCCTTTCGAGGGGGTGTCCAGAAAATCCTCAAGGGCACCGATGCACCGATTGTCCCCGTTTGGCTCGATGGCATGTGGGGCAGCCTTTTCAGCTATTCCGGGGGTAAGCTCTTTTGGAAATGGCCCACCCAAATTCGCCGGAGCTTGACACTTTACATCGGGAAACCGCTTCCCAACGACACTTCTTTAGAACTCGTGCGCTCACAGGTCCAGCAACTCGGAGCCAAGGCGACCTTCGATCATCGGCACGAGTTCCCCATTTTGGCTCGGCGTATCATCCGCGTTTGGCGAAAAACGGGCAGCCGGCTGCAATGTGCCGATTCCCTCGGCACCGAAGTGAACGCTCGCGACATGCTTGTGCGCGTCTTCGTGCTCAGACGATTGCTGCGCCGCGAAGTCTTTTCGGCTGGTGAGACGCACGTCGGCATCCTCTTGCCACCGAGCGTCGCAGGCGTTGCAGTAAACGTTGCGATCGCACTCGATCGGCGTATCTCGGCAAACCTGAATTATACCGTCAGTAGTAAAGTGATGAATCACTGTATTGCCGAGACCGGTATCCAACATGTCTTGTCGAGCAAGAAATTCCTCAGCAAACTCGACTTGCAACTCGATGCCAATGTGATCGCATTGGACGATCTTCGCGAGAAGATTACGACGATGGATAAACTGGTCGGTTTCGTCCAAGGTCGATTGCTGCCCGCATCTCTACTCGACCGACTATTAGGTCTGCACCGCATCGACAAAGACGATTTGTTGACAATCATTTTCACCAGCGGTTCGACGGGTATGCCCAAAGGCGTCATGCTAAGTCAAGCCAACATCAGCCATAATGTCGATGCGATTGAACGAACCATCCGACTCGACCGGCAAGATGTGGTGCTGGGGATATTGCCCTTCTTTCATTCGTTCGGATATAGCGTGACGTTGTGGGCTGCCAATGTGCTCGGACCTGCCTGCGTTTATCACTTCAACCCTCTCGATGCTCGCCAAGTTGGAAAGTTAGCTCAGCGTTATCGGGCAACCGTACTACTCGGTACGCCGACCTTCCTAAGAAGTTATCTGCGAAGGATCCAACCGGAACAGTTCGCGACGTTAGACGTGGTCGTCGCAGGAGCCGAAAAGATGCCGCTCGATCTGTTCGATCTGTTCGAACAACGCTTTGGAGTTCGGCCCGTGGAAGGTTACGGAACGACCGAACTCAGTCCTCTCGTCTCGGTCAATATCCCTCCCTCACGCTCCTCGGCTAAGTACCAAGCCGATCGCTGTGAAGGCAGCGTTGGGCGGCCTTTCCCAGGCGTTTGCGCAAAGGTCATCCCGCTCGAAGGCGACGGCGAATTGAACGCTGACGAGGATGGTATGCTTCTAATTGGTGGCGCGAACGTTATGCAAGGTTACGCCAACCAAGCGGAACTAACGAGCAAGGCCATTCAAGACGGATGGTACAACACAGGCGACATCGCCCATGTCGATAAAGAAGGATTCCTTCACATCACTGGGCGGATTAGCCGTTTTTCAAAAATCGGTGGCGAAATGGTGCCGCACGGACGGATCGAAGAAGAATTGGCAAAACTGTTCAGCCACTCGGGTGAGGATTCCAGCGAGGAGAAAGAGGAAACCGATTGCCTACGAATCTGCGTGACCGCAATCCCCGATGAGAAGAAGGGAGAACGGTTGGTGGTTTTGTATAAGTCTCCGTCGGTCGAATACGACCAAGTCCGGACAGCACTCTGTGAAGCCGGACTGCCCAACCTGTTCATTCCCTCCGCCGATAGCTTTATCGAAGTCGACCAAATCCCATTACTGGGAACAGGCAAACTGGACATCAAAGGGGCCAAAACCGTAGCGATGCAGCGATTCGGCAAAGCCTAG